The Plutella xylostella chromosome 12, ilPluXylo3.1, whole genome shotgun sequence genome includes a window with the following:
- the LOC105384189 gene encoding muscle-specific protein 20 codes for MAPRNKEQEQEVLTWISDVLGEPLPAGAYEDVLKDGVVLCKLANKLAPGSVKKIQERGTNFQLMENIQRFQAAIKKYGVPEEEIFQTADLFERRNIPQVTLCLYALGRITQKHPEFTGPQLGPKMADKNERTFTEEQLRAHNAELNLQMGFNKGASQAGIGGFGNTRHM; via the exons ATGGCT CCCAGGAACAAGGAACAAGAGCAGGAGGTTCTTACCTGGATCAGCGACGTGCTCGGCGAGCCACTGCCCGCTGGAGCCTACGAGGACGTGCTTAAAGATGGCGTCGTCCTGTGCAAACTGGCCAACAAACTGGCACCCGGATCGGTGAAGAAGATACAGGAGAGGGGAACCAACTTCCAGCTTATGGAGAACATTCAGAG GTTCCAGGCTGCAATTAAGAAGTACGGAGTGCCAGAGGAAGAGATCTTCCAAACTGCTGACTTGTTCGAGAGGCGTAACATCCCGCAAGTCACTCTCTGCTTATACGCTCTAGGCAGAATT ACGCAAAAGCACCCAGAGTTCACCGGACCCCAGCTTGGCCCTAAAATGGCCGACAAAAACGAGCGTACCTTCACAGAGGAGCAACTCAGGGCCCACAACGCTGAACTCAACCTTCAGATGGGCTTCAACAAGGGAGCTTCTCAGGCCGGCATCGGTGGCTTCGGAAACACCCGCCATATGTAA
- the LOC105384191 gene encoding muscle-specific protein 20, whose product MPGRPIWQCAGKREPEKEAEAQQWIEAVIGERFPPGVPFEHALRDGIILCKLMNRLQPGIITKVNVSGGDYKFMDNISQFQKACIKYGVPDVDLFQTTDLWDQKNIALVTTTIFAIGRTAYKHPEWRGPCLGPKPSEENRREFSEDVLRAGQTVIGLQAGSNTGATQSGQSFGASRKIILGK is encoded by the exons ATGCCTGGACGTCCGATTTGGCAG TGTGCCGGCAAACGCGAGCCAGAAAAGGAGGCCGAAGCCCAGCAATGGATCGAGGCTGTCATCGGGGAAAGATTCCCCCCTGGTGTTCCCTTCGAGCACGCCCTCCGAGACGGAATCATCCTGTGCAAGCTGATGAACCGACTCCAGCCAGGCATCATCACCAAAGTCAACGTGTCAGGCGGCGACTACAAATTCATGGACAATATCAGCCA attCCAAAAGGCGTGCATCAAATACGGAGTGCCTGATGTAGATCTTTTCCAGACCACAGACCTGTGGGACCAGAAGAATATTGCTCTCGTCACCACAACCATTTTCGCTATTGGAAGAACG GCATACAAACACCCGGAATGGCGCGGCCCCTGCCTCGGCCCCAAGCCCTCTGAGGAGAACCGTCGTGAGTTCAGCGAAGACGTTCTGAGGGCTGGTCAGACGGTCATAGGGCTCCAAGCCGGCTCCAACACCGGCGCCACGCAATCCGGACAGAGCTTCGGGGCTTCGCGCAAAATCATCCTCGGAAAATAA
- the LOC105384190 gene encoding protein takeout yields the protein MKFNLVLVILVLIQQSTADYYKTKPSFVKTCVRRDPEFEDCSKQAVQQLFDALGPGLPEIDLPKLDPLKIPKIRILQGEGPVNVNAALDDVIVTGFGKTEVQLSQVDSKTYDFYTRVRVPKMRIEGTYDLKGKILLIPLVGRGQCWFEPTNMTIDIVSDVKLYEKDGFTFFNVTSAHVKYSIGGLKLRMNNLFDGIKSLEETTNAYLNENWRPVSESLRPILSKTIEDILLGFMQRLFNNLPGNFMIEDVKIPSKKYDKKDKV from the exons ATGAAGTTCAATCTAGTTCTAGTTATCTTAGTGCTAATACAGCAATCCACCGCCGATTACTACAAAACAAAAC CTAGTTTCGTGAAAACATGTGTGAGGCGGGATCCTGAATTTGAAGATTGTTCTAAACAGGCTGTGCAACAACTTTTCGATGCTCTTGGGCCAG GTTTACCCGAGATCGACTTGCCCAAGCTAGACCCGCTGAAGATCCCGAAGATCAGGATCCTTCAGGGCGAGGGTCCAGTCAACGTCAACGCGGCTcttgatgacgtcatcgtCACTGGCTTCGGCAAGACTGAGGTGCAGCTGAGCCA GGTCGACAGTAAAACGTACGATTTTTACACGAGAGTGCGCGTGCCTAAGATGAGGATTGAGGGAACTTATGACCTGAAGGGGAAGATACTGCTGATACCTCTAGTGGGGCGCGGTCAATGCTGGTTTGAGCCGA ctaATATGACCATTGATATTGTTAGCGACGTTAAGTTGTATGAAAAAGATGGTTTCACGTTCTTCAACGTTACGTCGGCACACGTGAAGTATTCTATTGGTGGTCTTAAATTACGTATGAATAATCTCTTCGATGGAATTAAATCTCTTG AGGAAACCACAAACGCTTACCTGAATGAAAATTGGCGGCCAGTATCAGAATCGTTGCGACCTATTTTGTCAAAAACAATCGAAGATATTTTACTCGGATTTATGCAAAgactatttaataatttacccgGCAATTTCATGATTGAAGATGTTAAAATcccaagtaaaaaatatgacaaaaAAGATAAAGTTTGA